DNA sequence from the Salminus brasiliensis chromosome 3, fSalBra1.hap2, whole genome shotgun sequence genome:
tgtaggtgtgtgtgtctcttacAGGGGGATTCCCCCAGCTTTAATACCATGCACACACTGAGATGATGCACAGGTAAATGACACTATGaggtttggtgtaaaacaccATGCTTCTGAGGCACTTACTCATGGTCCAGAGTCAGGCTGACTCACAGGGCTGCTGATAGGAACCACAGGGACTTGGCTGCAGCTGAACAGCCGCTACGCAAAcagttagcactagctagctacttaaAAAATGTGCGTTTTCGTCTCATACCTACTCCCATCACCTCCTCAGACATATAAAATTCCCGCACTTTGTTTCTAAAGCTTCAGCTGAGAGCAAAAACCGCCTTTTATCGCTCGTTTGTCGCTTACGAACTAGTTAGATAGTTAACTAGCGCTAGCTAGCCTAGCTACCGCAGGCAGCTTAACGTCATGTTTTGTGCGTCCCCCGCTCTCGTTTCAATAAGCAGCAGCGGGAGCGCGCTTACGGAAACGGCGTAACTGCTGTTTGAGAATACGCCCCAAAAAAATCTATGAGAATCGATAGAGCCCAACGACAACAACAGAAATCCAGCGGGACAAGTTGAACACAAGGGAGCAGGCAGGCGTGTGTCAGCTGCTGGAGTTGAAAACTGACAGCTGGGTGTTTCGAGAAGGTGGTTTTACTCGGGGAGTGAATAATAAACCAACCTGCCGACGAAATTCTCCAGCACTGAGCTCTTTCCGGCGCTCTGTCCTCCGACCACGGCGATCTGCGGCAGGTCTAGGTTGCAGCTTTGGCCGATGGAACTGAAAGCGTCCTGGAGTTTGTTGATCAGGGGGATCAACTCCTCCATCCCCCGGTTCCCCATGGCTTCACTCGGGCTCGACTCgactcggctcggctcggctcggctcgctTTCCCGGGCACAAGAGCTGCTACGGCTGCTGCGGCTGCTGCTACGAGGAGGTGCTCGGGTTACTTCCAAGCGCCGACTTTTCACCCTTCAGACGGGTTCGCTCATCGGCCTGTCAGTGAGAACCACGACTGAAGCACCTTAAAGAGTCTCGAGAGTCGTTAGCTAGCTAGAACCATCACACCGCGCAGGGAACGAGCTCAAATTATCCGCAGCCGAAACTCATAAAACAAAACTTCCAGCGACCATCCGGTCAGGCGACATCCGACCGGTGACTTCAACACCAAACCCTGTCACTAGACGGGCGGACGCTGATTGGTCCCTCTGAAAGATTCTGCTTCTCTGATTGGTGCTGCGTGTGGACCTAAAATGGGCGTGTGTGACTGGATTGGCTCAGCGGAGAGTCTATCTTGTTGGGCCCCGCCTACTTCAGGTTTAGATTCAGTTCCgataacaaataaatatgatttaataatgaataaaatataatagaTTAAATAAGTATATAGTCGTTGTAATGCAATAAAGCcttacatctccaaaatggtaactttatagaaggagaaagaggaaaaaaacaaactttcGGAATTTTTGaattgagcatttctattggtctattcatcaaaTTTTAACACGATATAAATAATAACTGCcggttttaaattgtgtcaaaatgtaaaaaaaaaaaaattgcaaattgcaaaaaattgcaaaaaattgcaaaaaaaaaaaagaggaaaatacAAGTTTTATGCATgacgggaaaaaaaaaaaaaaaaaaaaaaaaaaaaaaatatatatatatatatatatatatatatataaataaaactgacGCTGGCTTTGCATTCCTATTTATATTCTtagtgttaaaattaaaattagcaTGAAACTTTTAGTAtttctgttttgtgtgtttgtgtgtttgtttgtttgtttgtttgtttgttttttcgtGTGCGACTGGATTGGCTCACCGGAAAGTCGATCTTGGCGAAGCCCCGCCCATTTGTCTTAAATGTTGAGCTtcgaataaaaaaaataattcaatatttattataaacgccaataaaaataattaaaatacaacaaataaaattGCGAACATGCAGAACCGATACACGCTTTTAATTTCCACACTTTaagaaaatacaataaaactaattttagtattttatttatttatagttttcaTAATAACTCCTCCTTCGTGTCAAAACGCTccatttatttgctttattaTGCATATTAATATatgctttaatttaatttaaagtcCCACTTTTCAACCATACTTCCTCGTGGTCTCATGACGCTGAAGTCTCAGCATCTCTCCCGGTCCACCTTAACTGCTGCAGCAGGCTGTTCAGACCTACCCGGCCTCAGACGGCAGCTGCCgccccatttaaggtggaaccgGACAGCCTCTCAAAATGGCCGCGGTGGAGAGCGGCACATGTGAGTGTCCAGCCGATATGGCAGCGGTGAAGTGCCTGTCCTCCTCCGCAGCTCCTCTCGCCCTCCGCATCGTGGCCGAGTGTCCGGTGAGCAAGGCGCGTGCCTGCATGCTCACCCTGCCTCACGGGCCGGTCAACACCCCGGTTTTCATGCCTGTGGGCACGCAGGGCACTCTGAAAGGCATCACCGTGGACCAGCTGGAGGACCTGGGCTGTCAGATCTGCCTCGGCAACACCTATCACCTGGGTATGAGACCGGTATGTGAGTGATCTCTCAGTGCAGACCATAGGTAATGACCGGGGTCAGTGGtggcttcagctcctcagtgcagTGTCTTGTTGTGTTTGCATGTCCTGTAGGGTCCTGAGCTCGTTGAGAAAGCCACTGGTCTGCATGGGTTCATGAACTGGAGGAGAAACCTTCTGACGGTGAGTCCATCTAAAGACTGTTAAGGATTTCAAAGGGCCCTTCCTGTTCCCTGGGGGTCCGTTTATGAGGCTTGTGTGGGTTCGTCCATCAAAACCAGGCTTAATCACCTGTAGTGTCTTTTAAAGGGGAATATCACCAAATCTTAAAATTTGCAGGCCGATTCGGCCAGAAATGCTTGGTTCTGATGGCAGTGGAGCCGTGGTTGAGCTAGTCAAGCAAAGGCTGGCTTAGTGAGTGGGCTACACTTCCTTAATTATGGGGCGGGGGTCGCTCGAGTCATTCTCGTCGCTCGAGTCTTTCCGAATGGTGGGATCCCagagtagtgcactatgtagtgaatAGGGCGCAGTTTGGGACGTGGCTCATGTTGAAAACTCAAGATGAacaccacccacccacaccagtgagcacacatgcccggagcggtgggcagccacaTTGCTGCgccgcccggggagcagagagggtgaatagccttgctcgagggcccaacagtggcagcttgccgagcccgggtttcgaacccacaaccaagTGGGTCAAGTGCTGAGCTACAACTATAATAAGATGGTGTAGTCGTGGTTTAGTAACCCTGAATCGCGCTGTCAGTGGAATGGAGCGCTGAACCTGTTCTGTTGCTTTTTCTCCGAGCAGGACAGCGGAGGCTTTCAGATGGTGTCCCTGGTGGAGCTGTCTGAGGTGACGGAGGAAGGGGTGATGTTCCGCTCTCCTTACGACGGCAAGGAAATCCTGCTCACTCCTGAGCAGTCCATCGCCATACAGAACAGCCTCGGTATGAGCTCACGCGTGTAGAGAGACGGTGTGTTCAGTTGATTGAGTGCCGTATTAACTCAGCTTGGTAAATGGTACGtgatgtgtccaaaagtttgtggacacccctttctaatgaatgctatattcagacacacacagcttgtctagtctctgtaagACTctctgggctagaggggtgtaaagccccccagcattgagctgtggagcagtggagtgatggatggatggatggatggatggatggatggatggatgaatggaaagtggtgctccagccaatacttttgggatgagttgtgcaTCTTCATGACCTAACGAACACTCTCTTGtgatcgctgaatgcaatcaaatcctcacagcaatgctccctgcattctagtggaaagccttcttccctgggcagtagagacagctaccccaacaaaagcaggatgcacTTTTTTCTAATGCCCtcgatgtcccaatacttttgtccatttaacaCTTGTCTGCTTTTTGTATTTTGTCACTTGTCTGTATTTCTATATGTTGATTGTGTCGTTTTTATATGTATCCAGGCTCGGACATCATGATGCAGCTGGACGATGTGGTCAGTAGTACGGTGACGGGACCCAGGGTGGAGGAGGCCATGCATCGCTCTGTGCGCTGGCTGGACCGCTGCATCGCCGCCAATAAGAACCCTCATCGGCAGAACCTGTTCGCCATCATTCAGGGCGGGCTTAATGCAGAGCTGCGCAAGGCCTGCTTAGATGGTAAGAGCTCACCCCTTCCCGTCACCGCCGTCTTACTGAGCATCCACCCACAGTCTAGCGAAAGTGCCCCTGAGTGCCCATCAGGATCACATTAACGCCGGTGGCTTTTTGCCGTGCTGCTTTCTGAGACCACTCTCCAGACCTCTACTGCTGCGACTGTTGACCTCATCCAGTGACGGCCTGTGTTAGTGTGGACCAGCATGCCCGATTTGTTTGTGGTTTTCTTGGTGCAGAAATGACGAAGCGAGACGTGCCGGGGTTCGCCGTTGGCGGACTGAgcggaggagaagagaaggatgaTTTTTGGAAGATGGTGACGCTCAGCACGGACCACCTTCCTAGAGGAAAGCCTCGCTACCTCATGggagttgggtaaaaaaaaaaaatccgtAATCCTCGTTCTCATTTACGTAGCTGACTGTAGCGACTGACGGCAAGCAATTACAGGGCTTAAAGACCAGTCCCAGTTTCTACATGTTGtgtacactctatggacaaaagttttgggacgcctgctcCTTCATTGCTTTGATTTCtcctaaaatcaagggtattaagttgatcctgcttttgtcggagtatctgtctctactgtgcagggaggaaggctttctaccacattttggaggagcattgctgtgaggatttgattgcattcagcagcaggagtgggtttagtgaggtcaggatgttggatgatcaccaccccacctcatcctaaaccATCCCACCCTCCCCAAgtcatgccaaaagtattggatggtcTCCTAAGCGTCCACTATGGCTCAGGGGTTGTGAGTTCGTGTCCGGAGCCACGTTGCTTTGCCATTAGGGTCCGGAGTCAGACTCATCACTTctaaagtgatgttggctggcacagggaTCTGCTAGCCGGCTGCCAAGCGTTGCTGCCAGCGGCGTTATCTGGCTTTGCAGGTGTCCGGGGTACCCTCCTAGTGCtgagggggagctacgaacacggttccactgctccacagctcaatgctggggggctttatacccctttatagcccatgtctggcattaggctgcatggtgcctataggttcatggttatctgcaGTCCGTCTCTATCagaacaagctgtgtgtgtgcatttgcacatctgtgtcagcaaaggatgcaacttaaagtatctgaatgcattcattagaaggggtgtccaaaaaagGTTGGCTATATAGTGCATCTCCGACAAGGCGGGACAAATTCCCATTTTAAGGGCGGGACTTTCAATAATACCCCATGCTGTTAAGCTATTATGCTGTTAAGCTATTATAAGCTGTCCCATTCATTTTCTACTCATTCAGTGAACTgccccttcctcctcctccttctcttcctcctttTATAAGCGTGATCTAATCTGCATGGCTCTGGTTGAAGGATATTAGCGTAGCGGTCGCTGTAGGACGCAGGTGTTTGTAGAGTTGAAGGCGGTCGAGGTCTGGCTACTGCCTCACCGTGACAGCTAGAAATGCTGCAAGTAATGTTCTTCACCCTGGTTCTGTGTGTTCCAGCTATGCCGTGGACCTGGTGGTGTGCGTAGCCCTGGGCTGCGACATGTTCGACTGCGTCTTCCCAACTCGCACAGCTGTAAGTGTCCTATATCTGATCTGATACATCGGCCTGATGCTCACATCAACACAGCGTACCTGGTTTCGCTACAGCATCTAGCTTAATAtctcctctctgacctctgtagctctttctcttctctcgctcGAGCTAAATCTCATTTTGTCTGATGCAGAGATTTGGCTCAGCCCTGGTCCCCTGGGGTTCTCTACAGATCAAACAGAAGCAGTATGCCAAGGACTTCCAGCCCATAGACCCTGACTGCCAGTGTGCTACCTGCAAGAGGTATGAAGAGAACCTCCAACTGGACTCTTGGCTTTTGTTTGTTAACATATTGATTAgttgtgttttaataaataatgtttaataaacaattatttattaaaatgtttttaataaataattattttattacattttattaaaattatttataaataattattacttTGAATCTGCTTGGCCTTCTGCTGTGTGGCGTCAGGGGCACAGATTGAGGTCCTATACCAAAACTGCTGGGATAATTTCAATAAGTTCAGAAGctgttcatatttttattattattgttcttattattgtattatttttgatAATAAGGATATAAGGTATAAGTACGTGGAATTGCGTTATGAGGCTTCAGTCAGAAAGTGGCAATTCAGGCACTCTCTCCACTCATCACTACTAAGGGGGGCTACCTACGGGATACCTGGCAGAGAAAAAAGGGATAATATTGaccaaaaatgtaattaaataactATTGATTTGAATAATATCCAGTTTTCTAATATCTACAATTTCTAGGCATGTTAAAATTTTAAAGCATGAACCCCAAGAACCTTCAATCTGTCCCTGATCCGTTTCTGTATTCCAGTACAGAGCGAGTCCTGTAGCTCCGCCAGCCGCAACCGTGTGTCTTTACAGTGCTCTCTGAATCGCACTAAAATACCCACTTTACGTCTCGCTGTGGACAAACCACGTTTCGTGATTCTCTCCTGAATAACTGTGATCAAGTGAGGTGACGTCACACATTTCTAATTCTGTTAACGTCTCTCTCCTTGTCCCCTCTCGGAAACCGCAGACACAGTCGGGCGTATCTGCACGCCCTGTTCAAGAGCGACACTGCAGCCATGCACCACGTCACCATCCACAACATCTCCTACCAGGTACAGAAAACCAGGAACAAATGggattgttttattattatttattattattattattattattattattataatttcttTCTTGATGATGCTGGTATTAAGGAGTTAAAtctagaagagaagagagctgGGCAGTATATGGTTGGTTAGTGTAGTGGATAAACACACCTACCCTCCACATAACAGACTAGGGTTTTATTTCCTGcctagaaaataaataaatataaaatataaaaaatgcattttattttatttatttatttgatcttttttttttcatttatttatatataaacaatcaAATcccaattaaaaacaaattcttTTTAAAGGTAAGaattttatacacattatacatatacacatataataataataaa
Encoded proteins:
- the qtrt1 gene encoding queuine tRNA-ribosyltransferase catalytic subunit 1 is translated as MAAVESGTCECPADMAAVKCLSSSAAPLALRIVAECPVSKARACMLTLPHGPVNTPVFMPVGTQGTLKGITVDQLEDLGCQICLGNTYHLGMRPGPELVEKATGLHGFMNWRRNLLTDSGGFQMVSLVELSEVTEEGVMFRSPYDGKEILLTPEQSIAIQNSLGSDIMMQLDDVVSSTVTGPRVEEAMHRSVRWLDRCIAANKNPHRQNLFAIIQGGLNAELRKACLDEMTKRDVPGFAVGGLSGGEEKDDFWKMVTLSTDHLPRGKPRYLMGVGYAVDLVVCVALGCDMFDCVFPTRTARFGSALVPWGSLQIKQKQYAKDFQPIDPDCQCATCKRHSRAYLHALFKSDTAAMHHVTIHNISYQLTLMRSVRQSIIERRFPEFVRSFMRRMFPSSEQYPSWAVDALASVNIALD